From Nitrospinota bacterium, the proteins below share one genomic window:
- a CDS encoding IS110 family transposase, with amino-acid sequence AGKPKKVALIAVMRKLLHIAYGILKNKTAFNPKLHMKTA; translated from the coding sequence GCGGGAAAACCGAAAAAAGTGGCCCTTATCGCCGTCATGCGGAAACTGCTGCACATCGCCTACGGCATACTTAAAAACAAAACCGCCTTTAACCCGAAATTGCACATGAAAACCGCTTGA